A genomic stretch from Thermomonospora umbrina includes:
- a CDS encoding ABC transporter substrate-binding protein: protein MPSIRMRATALTAGAAMLALAGCSGGDSGESKTELRLYNDKGAWSKFFDQMGAQSKQEIGLNMKPVGYTDEPSYTAFIKASFRTKVKPDLFTWSTGGRLEEIVRQNQVAETTDIWQQAIKSGDLTQGLAKYYTVNGKQYCVPLNTAYWGMFYNKKIFAQHKLEPPKTWNDLMTIAETLKSKGQVPFNHTTPTSLFSFVWFEQLLAGTDPDLYERLGTGKASFTDPGVVKVMEQWKGMIDKGWFSNPGDKNDPADHFKSGKAAMVSSGTWFNTSMTQRGLKQGDDYGFFFIPNVNAALPQRSLIFESGPLCSLRKAPDVAASTKYLKWWITPSAQEKWANSRGDVSGNPKVKVADPELSRITKDAADPQNRLVLRFFEAVPAPVLTAALDGLGGFLVKPDTYMKVLETIQKANEEYWKNAGS, encoded by the coding sequence ATGCCGTCGATTCGAATGCGGGCGACCGCGCTCACGGCCGGTGCGGCGATGCTGGCACTGGCGGGCTGCTCCGGGGGCGACTCCGGGGAGAGCAAGACCGAGCTGAGGCTCTACAACGACAAGGGCGCCTGGTCGAAGTTCTTCGACCAGATGGGGGCGCAGTCCAAGCAGGAGATCGGGCTGAACATGAAGCCCGTGGGCTACACCGACGAGCCCTCCTACACCGCGTTCATCAAGGCGTCGTTCCGGACCAAGGTCAAGCCGGACCTGTTCACCTGGTCCACCGGCGGTCGGCTCGAGGAGATCGTCCGGCAGAACCAGGTGGCCGAGACCACCGACATCTGGCAGCAGGCCATCAAGAGCGGCGACCTCACGCAGGGCCTGGCCAAGTACTACACGGTCAACGGCAAGCAGTACTGCGTGCCGCTGAACACCGCCTACTGGGGCATGTTCTACAACAAGAAGATCTTCGCGCAGCACAAGCTCGAGCCGCCGAAGACCTGGAACGATCTAATGACGATCGCCGAGACGCTCAAGTCCAAGGGTCAGGTGCCGTTCAACCACACCACACCGACCTCGCTGTTCTCGTTCGTGTGGTTCGAGCAGTTGCTCGCCGGCACCGACCCCGACCTGTACGAGCGGCTCGGCACCGGCAAGGCGTCCTTCACCGACCCCGGCGTGGTCAAGGTGATGGAGCAATGGAAGGGCATGATCGACAAGGGCTGGTTCTCCAACCCGGGCGACAAGAACGACCCCGCCGACCACTTCAAGTCCGGCAAGGCCGCGATGGTCTCGTCCGGCACCTGGTTCAACACCAGCATGACCCAGCGGGGCCTCAAGCAGGGCGACGACTACGGGTTCTTCTTCATCCCCAACGTCAACGCGGCGCTGCCGCAGCGGTCGCTGATCTTCGAGAGCGGCCCGCTGTGCTCGCTCCGCAAGGCCCCCGACGTCGCCGCCAGCACCAAGTACCTCAAGTGGTGGATCACCCCGTCGGCCCAGGAGAAGTGGGCCAACTCGCGCGGCGACGTGTCCGGCAACCCGAAGGTGAAGGTCGCCGACCCCGAGCTGAGCCGGATCACCAAGGACGCCGCCGACCCACAGAACCGGCTGGTGCTGCGGTTCTTCGAGGCGGTGCCCGCACCCGTGCTGACGGCCGCGCTGGACGGCCTCGGCGGCTTCCTCGTCAAGCCCGACACCTACATGAAGGTGCTGGAGACCATCCAGAAGGCCAACGAGGAGTACTGGAAGAACGCGGGGAGCTGA
- a CDS encoding carbohydrate ABC transporter permease, which produces MTLQKTPAEPVAAPGVRPRGRGKGFALFGRFRPAFVSPAVLLVAVLLYLPFVWTAWLSLTRYDGLGSPEFIGIDNYTRLFDDPALLTSIRNTLLWVVGTTVLPVGLGLLVAVLSYDVKGGTWYRLPFLLPYAMSGAGLGLVWGFILQPEGVANRFLGFLGMPGADTAFLSDGPENTIAMIVVWTWQQLGVNMLLFVVGLQSIPRAPIEAARIDGASGWALFRHVTWPLMRPLTTVVVGLALVASLKTFDIVWVMTQGGPGRTSETLAVTMYRDVFVADEYGYGSAVAVMLTTVTGLASYVYMRRQIGKEDR; this is translated from the coding sequence ATGACCCTCCAGAAGACGCCGGCCGAGCCCGTGGCCGCCCCCGGGGTGCGTCCCCGGGGGCGGGGGAAGGGCTTCGCGCTGTTCGGCCGGTTCCGCCCGGCCTTCGTCTCCCCGGCCGTCCTGCTCGTGGCGGTGCTGCTGTACCTGCCGTTCGTGTGGACGGCCTGGCTCAGCCTGACCCGCTACGACGGGCTCGGCTCGCCGGAGTTCATCGGGATCGACAACTACACCCGGCTGTTCGACGACCCGGCGCTGCTGACCTCGATCCGCAACACGCTGCTGTGGGTCGTCGGCACGACGGTGCTGCCGGTGGGCCTGGGTCTGCTGGTCGCCGTCCTGTCGTACGACGTGAAGGGCGGCACCTGGTATCGGCTGCCGTTCCTGCTGCCGTACGCGATGTCGGGCGCGGGGCTGGGGCTGGTGTGGGGGTTCATCCTCCAGCCGGAGGGCGTGGCCAACCGGTTCCTCGGGTTCCTGGGGATGCCGGGGGCCGATACGGCCTTCTTGAGCGACGGGCCGGAGAACACCATCGCGATGATCGTGGTGTGGACCTGGCAGCAGCTCGGGGTCAACATGCTGCTGTTCGTGGTCGGTCTCCAGTCGATCCCCCGGGCCCCGATCGAGGCGGCCCGGATCGACGGGGCCTCCGGCTGGGCGCTGTTCCGGCACGTGACCTGGCCGTTGATGCGTCCCCTCACCACGGTGGTGGTCGGCCTCGCGCTGGTGGCCAGCCTCAAGACGTTCGACATCGTGTGGGTGATGACGCAGGGCGGCCCCGGCCGGACCTCGGAGACCCTCGCGGTGACCATGTACCGGGACGTGTTCGTGGCCGACGAGTACGGCTACGGCTCCGCCGTCGCCGTCATGCTGACCACCGTCACGGGCCTGGCCTCCTACGTGTACATGCGCCGCCAGATCGGCAAGGAGGACCGCTGA
- a CDS encoding carbohydrate ABC transporter permease, whose translation MRLLRHGTLVLLGLIWLAPTYLILSNAVRPATSYDPSDAMKPPSDFALFANISEVWDRTELGPSMISSLLYSVVSPAAAVLLGALAGYAVVVLRLRRGFLWFMVIYGGSIFPFQMLLVPLFVGYSKTPLYDSRSGMILIYTAISVPLAALVMRNFFGGIAISIFEAARMDGASTFRIFWRIYLPLSWTAMAAVFILEFTFIWNDLLFGLTLTQSESTRPVMTELSALTTDVYAGTPVPVALAAGLVVSIPTIAVFLLTQRLFTRGLTLAQV comes from the coding sequence ATGCGTCTGCTGCGACACGGGACCCTCGTCCTGCTGGGCCTGATCTGGCTGGCCCCCACCTACCTGATCCTCTCCAACGCGGTGCGCCCGGCGACCTCGTACGACCCGTCCGACGCGATGAAGCCGCCGAGCGACTTCGCGCTGTTCGCCAACATCTCCGAGGTCTGGGACCGCACCGAGCTGGGGCCCAGCATGATCAGCTCGCTGCTGTACAGCGTGGTATCGCCGGCGGCGGCGGTGCTGCTGGGGGCGTTGGCGGGCTACGCGGTCGTGGTGCTGAGGCTGCGGCGCGGGTTCCTCTGGTTCATGGTCATCTACGGCGGGTCGATCTTCCCGTTCCAGATGCTGCTGGTGCCGCTGTTCGTGGGTTACAGCAAGACCCCGCTGTACGACAGTCGCTCGGGCATGATCCTCATCTACACCGCGATCAGCGTTCCGCTGGCCGCGCTGGTGATGCGGAACTTCTTCGGCGGCATCGCGATCTCCATCTTCGAGGCGGCCCGGATGGACGGCGCCTCCACCTTCCGCATCTTCTGGCGGATCTACCTGCCGCTGTCGTGGACGGCGATGGCGGCGGTGTTCATCCTCGAGTTCACCTTCATCTGGAACGACCTGCTGTTCGGGCTGACCCTGACCCAGTCCGAGAGCACCCGCCCCGTGATGACCGAGCTGTCCGCACTGACCACCGACGTCTACGCGGGCACCCCGGTGCCGGTCGCGCTGGCCGCCGGCCTGGTGGTGTCGATCCCGACCATCGCGGTGTTCCTCCTCACCCAGCGGCTCTTCACCCGGGGCCTCACGCTGGCGCAGGTCTGA
- a CDS encoding glycoside hydrolase family 38 C-terminal domain-containing protein, whose product MTSRLLQASLGSPDYDGIREALRHDTSTEVLAVRGLTVRADTPPLFRRDPGGGLRQAVRITVTGEAVSGLEVSLEDGGPVATSGVSGAGTATLLVPEVTATRRFTLRVRDAQGLVGAAPLDVAPQRKWNVFVVHHSHLDIGYTDTQGTVLRHHMDYLDAALRLSRQTQDWPDDARFRWSVESSLPALRWLATRPEEMVAEFAERARAGQIEVTAFPMQLHTEACSSEELYRQLRFVEDLRERHGIRIRSAMHTDIPGAVVGVVDALSAAGVRYLAAAHNWAGRSVPYVTGGDELARPFRWRAPSGRELIVWFTDTPHGMAYMEGNTVGLVDSYELAEDLLPRYLDALGGRPYPYGPGTFGWYAAPGQVGAAKDPDFLDVVHLRVQGAHADNAGPSIVPASIARRWNEAWAYPRLRSATNAEFFEYVEEHHGDRLQTHEGDWTDWWADGLGSGARPLGYVRRAQNMLRSAETLHTLADNRSAPDTAASAAIDEAYDKAAMFDEHTWGAANPWEDAEEAGDSGGLQWTRKSSVAYQAHDDAADLLHAGARRFGATFGPDPDALTSFVVFNPATSVRTDVVRAFLPRDVVSVDTPIALVDARTGDRIPHHEEEVDPVEWPTRPIGRHLEAVLPDLPGLGYVRLDVVRADAPAPPPIDLGRDGIVENEYYRVSFDVGEGHITSVFDKRAGRELVSAGAAAGFGQYIYDRYATAPHVNHLSGHMLVHDKTLLGDRAIGHHAAITRCERTPAGERLVVELNGKGVDWLRTTIDLYAGVPRLELRYQLAKQGTPAKEAVFFSFPFAMDAGPTAWELTGGVGGTDVPSVPGSAEHMRPIRHWVAFEDPELTVAWATLEAPLVQFGSIHMPYAPFPPTLSDEPGTVYSWALNNIWDTNFPSQQQGETTFRYAVASASGVSGRRLGAATASGLTDPFVATLATGGDPADPTGTLLSVDDPDVLVTSVGRSRHGHDLLVRLQSLSDGPVETTLKVPGARRAWGCAGLERDPEELPVRDDEITVRLPGCGVVAVAVAVRL is encoded by the coding sequence ATGACGAGTCGCCTGCTTCAGGCGAGCCTGGGCTCGCCCGACTATGACGGGATCCGCGAGGCGCTGCGCCACGACACCTCCACCGAGGTGCTCGCGGTGCGGGGGCTGACGGTCCGCGCCGACACCCCGCCGCTGTTCCGGCGCGACCCCGGCGGGGGGCTCCGGCAGGCCGTGCGGATCACCGTGACCGGCGAGGCCGTCTCCGGCCTGGAGGTGTCGTTGGAGGACGGCGGCCCGGTGGCGACCTCGGGTGTCTCCGGGGCTGGCACGGCCACGCTGCTCGTTCCCGAGGTGACGGCCACCCGCCGCTTCACCCTCCGGGTCCGGGACGCCCAGGGACTCGTGGGGGCCGCGCCCCTGGACGTCGCGCCCCAGCGCAAGTGGAACGTCTTCGTCGTCCACCACTCCCACCTGGACATCGGTTACACCGACACCCAGGGCACGGTGCTGCGCCACCACATGGACTACCTCGACGCGGCGCTGCGGCTGAGCCGGCAGACGCAGGACTGGCCCGACGACGCCCGGTTCCGCTGGTCGGTGGAGTCCTCGCTGCCCGCGCTGCGCTGGCTGGCGACCCGGCCGGAGGAGATGGTCGCCGAGTTCGCCGAACGGGCCCGCGCCGGCCAGATCGAGGTGACCGCGTTCCCGATGCAGCTCCACACCGAGGCGTGCTCCTCGGAAGAGCTGTACCGGCAACTGCGCTTCGTCGAGGACCTGCGGGAACGGCACGGCATCCGGATCCGTTCGGCCATGCACACCGACATCCCCGGCGCGGTCGTCGGCGTCGTCGACGCCCTGTCCGCCGCCGGGGTCCGCTACCTGGCCGCCGCGCACAACTGGGCCGGACGCTCGGTGCCGTACGTCACGGGCGGCGACGAGCTCGCCCGCCCGTTCCGGTGGAGGGCCCCGTCGGGGCGCGAGCTGATCGTGTGGTTCACCGACACCCCGCACGGCATGGCCTACATGGAGGGCAACACCGTCGGCCTCGTCGACTCCTACGAACTGGCCGAAGACCTCCTGCCCCGTTACCTGGACGCCCTCGGCGGACGCCCGTACCCGTACGGGCCCGGGACGTTCGGCTGGTACGCGGCCCCCGGCCAGGTCGGCGCGGCCAAGGACCCCGACTTCCTCGACGTCGTCCACCTGCGGGTCCAGGGCGCGCACGCCGACAACGCGGGGCCGTCCATCGTGCCCGCCTCCATCGCCCGGCGGTGGAACGAGGCATGGGCGTACCCCCGGCTGCGCAGCGCCACCAACGCGGAGTTCTTCGAGTACGTGGAGGAGCACCACGGCGACCGGCTCCAGACCCATGAGGGCGACTGGACGGACTGGTGGGCCGACGGGCTCGGCTCGGGCGCCCGCCCCCTCGGGTACGTCCGACGGGCCCAGAACATGCTGCGGTCCGCCGAGACCCTGCACACCCTCGCCGACAACCGCAGCGCTCCCGACACGGCGGCCTCCGCCGCGATCGACGAGGCGTACGACAAGGCCGCCATGTTCGACGAGCACACGTGGGGCGCGGCCAACCCGTGGGAGGACGCCGAGGAGGCCGGCGACTCCGGAGGGCTCCAGTGGACCCGCAAGTCGTCGGTGGCGTACCAGGCCCACGACGACGCCGCCGACCTGCTGCACGCGGGGGCCCGCCGCTTCGGGGCGACGTTCGGGCCGGACCCCGACGCGCTGACGTCGTTCGTCGTGTTCAACCCGGCGACCTCCGTGCGCACCGACGTCGTCCGGGCGTTCCTGCCGCGCGACGTGGTGTCCGTGGACACGCCGATCGCCCTCGTGGACGCGCGCACCGGCGACCGGATCCCGCACCACGAGGAGGAGGTCGACCCCGTCGAGTGGCCGACCCGCCCCATCGGCCGCCACCTCGAGGCCGTCCTGCCCGACCTGCCGGGTCTCGGGTACGTCCGCCTCGACGTGGTCCGCGCGGACGCCCCCGCCCCGCCGCCGATCGACCTCGGCCGCGACGGGATCGTCGAGAACGAGTACTACCGCGTCTCCTTCGACGTCGGCGAAGGCCACATCACCTCGGTGTTCGACAAGCGCGCCGGACGCGAGCTGGTCTCCGCCGGCGCCGCCGCCGGGTTCGGTCAGTACATCTACGACCGGTACGCCACCGCGCCGCACGTCAACCACCTGTCCGGGCACATGCTGGTCCACGACAAGACGCTGCTCGGCGACCGCGCCATCGGCCACCACGCCGCCATCACCCGCTGCGAGCGCACCCCCGCCGGCGAACGGCTGGTCGTCGAGCTGAACGGCAAGGGCGTCGACTGGCTGCGGACCACCATCGACCTGTACGCGGGCGTACCGCGTCTGGAGCTGCGCTACCAGCTCGCCAAGCAGGGGACGCCCGCCAAGGAGGCGGTGTTCTTCTCCTTCCCGTTCGCCATGGACGCCGGGCCCACCGCCTGGGAGCTGACCGGCGGAGTGGGCGGCACCGACGTGCCGAGCGTCCCCGGGTCGGCCGAGCACATGCGCCCCATCCGGCACTGGGTCGCGTTCGAGGACCCGGAGCTGACCGTGGCGTGGGCGACGCTGGAGGCCCCGCTCGTGCAGTTCGGCTCCATCCACATGCCGTACGCGCCGTTCCCGCCGACCCTGTCGGATGAGCCGGGGACCGTTTACTCGTGGGCGCTCAACAACATCTGGGACACCAACTTCCCGTCCCAGCAGCAGGGCGAGACGACCTTCCGCTACGCCGTGGCGTCCGCCTCGGGTGTCTCGGGACGCCGCCTCGGCGCGGCCACCGCGTCCGGCCTCACCGACCCGTTCGTGGCCACCCTCGCCACGGGCGGCGACCCGGCGGACCCCACCGGCACGCTGCTGTCGGTCGACGACCCCGACGTCCTGGTGACCTCGGTGGGCCGCTCCCGGCACGGTCACGACCTGCTGGTACGGCTCCAGTCGCTGTCCGACGGGCCGGTGGAGACCACGCTGAAGGTGCCGGGCGCCCGGCGGGCCTGGGGCTGTGCGGGGCTGGAGCGCGATCCGGAGGAGCTGCCGGTCCGGGACGACGAGATCACCGTACGGCTGCCCGGCTGCGGGGTCGTCGCGGTCGCTGTCGCCGTCCGGCTCTGA
- a CDS encoding enolase C-terminal domain-like protein: protein MKITDIRATTVAVPLEAPLLHSNGAHWGRFIRTIVEVETDNGLIGLGELGGGGQSAEQAVRDLRSYLEGHDPFELEALRFKIANPTAGLYNNRTQLMAAIEFACIDLIGQHLDVPAHDLLGGRIRDSVPFASYLFFRYPGLGGEVRTPDQLVAHARALKDAHGFTVHKLKGGVFPPAYELDCYRALADAFPGDRLRYDPNSVLSLDEATRFGKAIEGLNNDYFEDPVYGLEGLRLIRERVDIPLATNTVVVNFEQLASNVMRRSVDVILLDTTFWGGIRACVKAAGICETFQLGVAVHSSGELGIQLATMLHLGAVLPNLTYAADAHYHHLTDDVIEGGKLAYTDGRIQVPSGPGLGIRLDRDKLARYAALYEELGGYPYDRDPGRPGWYPTLPNDRWADPAVPLDPIG, encoded by the coding sequence TTGAAGATCACAGACATCAGGGCCACCACGGTCGCCGTGCCGCTGGAGGCGCCCCTGCTGCACAGCAACGGCGCCCACTGGGGCCGCTTCATCCGCACCATCGTCGAGGTGGAGACCGACAACGGGCTGATCGGGCTGGGCGAGCTGGGCGGCGGAGGCCAGAGCGCCGAGCAGGCCGTCCGCGACCTGAGGTCCTACCTGGAGGGCCACGACCCGTTCGAGCTGGAGGCCCTCCGGTTCAAGATCGCCAACCCGACGGCGGGGCTCTACAACAACCGCACCCAGCTCATGGCCGCCATCGAGTTCGCCTGCATCGACCTCATCGGCCAGCACCTGGACGTGCCCGCCCACGACCTGCTCGGCGGCCGGATCCGCGACAGCGTGCCGTTCGCGTCGTACCTGTTCTTCCGCTACCCGGGGCTTGGTGGCGAGGTACGGACGCCCGACCAGCTCGTGGCGCACGCCCGCGCGCTGAAGGACGCCCACGGCTTCACCGTGCACAAGCTCAAGGGCGGCGTCTTCCCGCCCGCCTACGAGCTGGACTGCTACCGCGCACTGGCGGACGCCTTCCCCGGCGACCGGCTGCGCTACGACCCCAACTCGGTGCTGTCCCTCGACGAGGCCACCCGCTTCGGGAAGGCCATCGAGGGCCTGAACAACGACTACTTCGAGGACCCCGTCTACGGGCTGGAGGGGCTCCGCCTCATCCGCGAACGCGTCGACATCCCGTTGGCCACCAACACCGTGGTGGTCAACTTCGAGCAGCTCGCCTCCAACGTGATGCGCCGCAGCGTCGACGTCATCCTGCTGGACACCACCTTCTGGGGCGGCATCCGGGCCTGCGTCAAGGCCGCCGGGATCTGCGAGACCTTCCAGCTCGGCGTCGCCGTCCACTCCTCGGGCGAACTGGGCATCCAACTCGCCACGATGCTCCACCTGGGCGCCGTCCTGCCCAACCTCACCTACGCCGCCGACGCCCACTACCACCACCTGACCGACGACGTCATCGAGGGCGGCAAGCTCGCCTATACCGATGGCCGCATCCAGGTCCCGTCGGGCCCCGGCCTCGGCATCCGCCTCGACCGCGACAAGCTGGCCCGCTACGCCGCCCTCTACGAGGAACTCGGCGGCTACCCCTACGACCGCGACCCCGGCCGTCCCGGCTGGTACCCCACCCTCCCGAACGACCGCTGGGCCGACCCCGCCGTCCCCTTGGACCCGATCGGCTGA
- a CDS encoding GNAT family N-acetyltransferase, protein MIRFATSDDVPTILGLIRDLAEYEKALDEVEATEDDLRRSLFGPEPRVFAHVAEEDGKVVGFALWFLTFSTWTGQHGVYLEDLYVRPEARGGGHGKALLTELARIAVERGYRRVEWSVLDWNEPAIGFYKSLGAFPQDEWTVYRLTGEALQELGRS, encoded by the coding sequence GTGATTCGATTCGCGACATCTGATGACGTTCCGACCATCCTCGGGCTGATCCGTGATCTGGCCGAGTACGAGAAGGCCCTCGACGAGGTCGAGGCGACGGAGGACGACCTTCGCCGCAGTCTCTTCGGCCCCGAGCCCCGGGTGTTCGCCCACGTGGCCGAGGAGGACGGGAAGGTCGTCGGGTTCGCCCTGTGGTTCCTGACGTTCTCCACCTGGACCGGGCAGCACGGCGTCTACCTCGAGGACCTCTACGTCCGCCCCGAGGCCCGAGGCGGCGGCCACGGCAAGGCCCTGCTCACCGAGTTGGCCCGCATCGCCGTCGAGCGCGGCTACCGGCGCGTCGAGTGGTCCGTCCTCGACTGGAACGAGCCCGCCATCGGCTTCTACAAGTCCCTGGGCGCCTTCCCCCAGGACGAGTGGACCGTCTACCGCCTGACCGGTGAGGCCCTCCAGGAGCTCGGTCGGTCGTGA
- the sodN gene encoding superoxide dismutase, Ni — protein MLAKLLRPKTTVSAHCDLPCGVYDPAQARIEAESVKAIIEKYHANEDPVFRARAIGIKEQRSNLVKEHLWVLWTDYFKPPHFEKYPQLNQLFNEATKLAGAAGTKQSLDVKVAEDLLSKISEIDKIFWETKQA, from the coding sequence GTGCTGGCTAAGCTACTGCGTCCTAAGACCACGGTCTCCGCGCACTGCGACCTGCCGTGCGGTGTCTACGACCCGGCCCAGGCGCGCATCGAGGCCGAGTCGGTCAAGGCCATCATCGAGAAGTACCACGCCAACGAGGACCCGGTCTTCCGCGCCCGGGCGATCGGCATCAAGGAGCAGCGCTCCAACCTGGTCAAGGAGCACCTGTGGGTGCTGTGGACGGACTACTTCAAGCCGCCGCACTTCGAGAAGTACCCGCAGCTCAACCAGCTCTTCAATGAGGCCACCAAGCTCGCCGGCGCCGCGGGCACCAAGCAGAGCCTCGACGTCAAGGTCGCCGAGGACCTCCTCTCGAAGATCAGCGAAATCGACAAGATCTTCTGGGAGACCAAGCAGGCCTAG
- the sodX gene encoding nickel-type superoxide dismutase maturation protease, with protein sequence MRAGRGAVSVGRLRCAVWRVVEVTGESMLPALRAGDLLLVRTGGRPVRAGDVVVAAHPRKPATPIVKRAVHRDADGWWLESDNQRAPGRQDSWDFGAVPERLLLGRVVARYWPPSRLSLPGSAFSRDGAP encoded by the coding sequence GTGCGTGCGGGTAGGGGAGCGGTATCGGTCGGAAGGCTGAGGTGCGCGGTGTGGCGGGTCGTCGAGGTGACCGGGGAATCGATGCTCCCCGCCCTCCGGGCCGGGGATCTGCTCCTGGTGCGGACCGGGGGACGGCCGGTGCGGGCCGGCGACGTCGTCGTGGCCGCGCACCCCCGGAAGCCCGCGACACCCATCGTGAAGCGCGCCGTGCACCGCGACGCCGACGGCTGGTGGCTGGAGAGCGACAACCAGCGGGCCCCCGGCAGACAGGACAGTTGGGACTTCGGCGCGGTGCCCGAACGGCTGCTGCTGGGCCGGGTGGTGGCGCGCTACTGGCCGCCCTCGCGACTGTCGTTGCCGGGGTCGGCGTTCTCGCGCGACGGCGCCCCATAG
- a CDS encoding CGNR zinc finger domain-containing protein: MDLASYADLVVELVNRTEPADDPLRDLDSLQRLLEIRPHLGGRVTRRDLDAMRDLRGALRAVFESAARGDADDAIERLNTLLIQHPVHPQLSGHDGQGWHLHLTEGGSVPDRYAAGAAMGLAVKISDEGLDRLGVCRADGCANVFFDTTANLSRRHCSERCSGRSNMAAYGAPSRENADPGNDSREGGQ, encoded by the coding sequence GTGGATCTCGCCTCTTACGCCGACCTGGTGGTCGAGCTGGTCAACCGCACGGAGCCCGCCGACGACCCGCTGCGCGACCTGGACTCCCTGCAGCGCCTGCTGGAGATCAGGCCGCATCTGGGCGGGCGGGTGACGCGCCGCGACCTGGACGCCATGCGGGACCTGCGCGGCGCCCTGCGGGCCGTCTTCGAGTCCGCCGCCCGGGGCGACGCCGACGACGCGATCGAGCGGCTCAACACGCTGCTGATCCAGCATCCCGTCCATCCTCAGTTGTCGGGCCACGACGGCCAGGGCTGGCACCTGCACCTCACCGAGGGCGGCTCGGTGCCCGATCGGTACGCCGCGGGCGCCGCGATGGGGCTGGCCGTCAAGATCAGTGACGAGGGCCTGGACCGCCTGGGGGTCTGCCGGGCCGACGGATGCGCCAACGTCTTCTTCGACACGACCGCGAACCTGTCCCGCCGCCATTGCTCGGAACGCTGTTCCGGCCGTTCGAACATGGCCGCCTATGGGGCGCCGTCGCGCGAGAACGCCGACCCCGGCAACGACAGTCGCGAGGGCGGCCAGTAG
- a CDS encoding NAD(P)-dependent malic enzyme codes for MTTEPSSSTNDYANDPAFVLHRGGKLEVRSTVPVRNAEDLSLAYTPGVARVCTAIAEHPELAYDYTWTSKVVAVVTDGTAVLGLGDIGPAASMPVMEGKALLFKQFADVDSVPIALDCTDTEAIIETVIRLAPSFGGINLEDISAPRCFEIEDRLREALDIPVFHDDQHGTAIVALAALRNAARLIGKPLSELRGVVAGAGASGVAVSRILLNAGFGDIAVSDSKGLIYEGRDGLNPIKQALARDTNKAGLKGSTEEALKGADVFIGLSGSTVREESIATMAADAIVFALSNPTPEVHPDVARRHAKVVATGRSDFPNQINNVLAFPGIFRGALDVRAHSITEGMKLAAAEALAAVVGDDLSADYVIPSPFDDRVAPAVIAAVSEQARREGVNRI; via the coding sequence GTGACTACTGAGCCTTCCAGTTCCACGAACGACTACGCCAACGATCCGGCCTTCGTCCTGCACCGGGGCGGCAAGCTGGAGGTCCGTTCGACCGTTCCCGTCCGGAACGCCGAGGACCTGTCCCTGGCCTACACCCCCGGCGTCGCGCGGGTCTGCACCGCCATCGCCGAGCACCCGGAACTCGCCTACGACTACACCTGGACGTCCAAGGTGGTCGCGGTCGTCACCGACGGCACCGCCGTCCTCGGCCTGGGCGACATCGGCCCGGCCGCGTCCATGCCCGTCATGGAGGGCAAAGCGCTGCTGTTCAAGCAGTTCGCCGACGTCGACTCCGTGCCCATCGCGCTGGACTGCACCGACACCGAGGCGATCATCGAGACCGTGATCCGGCTCGCCCCCAGCTTCGGCGGCATCAACCTGGAGGACATCAGCGCCCCCCGGTGCTTCGAGATCGAGGACCGGCTGCGCGAGGCCCTGGACATCCCGGTCTTCCACGACGACCAGCACGGCACCGCCATCGTGGCGCTGGCCGCGCTCCGCAACGCGGCCCGCCTGATCGGCAAGCCGCTGTCGGAGCTGCGCGGGGTCGTCGCGGGCGCGGGCGCCTCGGGTGTCGCCGTCTCCCGGATCCTGTTGAACGCGGGGTTCGGGGACATCGCGGTCTCCGACAGCAAGGGCCTGATCTACGAGGGCCGCGACGGGCTGAACCCGATCAAGCAGGCGCTGGCCCGCGACACCAACAAGGCCGGGCTCAAGGGCTCCACCGAGGAGGCGCTCAAGGGCGCCGACGTGTTCATCGGCCTGTCCGGCAGCACCGTGCGCGAGGAGTCGATCGCCACGATGGCGGCGGACGCCATCGTGTTCGCGCTGTCCAACCCCACCCCCGAGGTCCACCCGGACGTCGCGCGGCGGCACGCCAAGGTGGTCGCCACCGGCCGCAGCGACTTCCCGAACCAGATCAACAACGTGCTGGCGTTCCCCGGGATCTTCCGCGGCGCGCTGGACGTGCGGGCGCACTCGATCACCGAGGGCATGAAGCTGGCCGCCGCCGAGGCGCTGGCCGCGGTGGTCGGCGACGACCTGAGCGCCGACTACGTCATCCCGAGCCCGTTCGACGACCGGGTGGCCCCGGCCGTCATCGCCGCGGTCTCCGAGCAGGCCCGCCGCGAGGGTGTCAACCGCATCTGA